The stretch of DNA ATAAATGGGAGAGTGTTATAAATGATATCCATCATACAACGTCTTATACAGAACCATGATGTTAGGTAGTATATAAATGATACATGTATTATAAGACATTGTATAATGTGTACGTGTTATACATACATTACTGTATAAATGACATATATCAGCTGCTTCCACCCAAGCATCCTGAGGCCCTTTATATAAAATAGGGTGGAATTTATTCCTTTCTGGGAATAACTTTCCACAAAAAGCACGAGGTTAAAGCTGTTTGCACTGTGTTTTCCATGTTAGTGCATCTGGCAGCTGGATTCACAGGGGACTCACTACAGGAGGCAGtggcagctccacagctccATCTCGGTGAGTCCTGTGGGAAGCCTTCCAGGCGCTTCCCCACAAGGACATGGTGAGGGTGCTGTGGGTCAAGGTGAACACACTGGTCCTTTGCTCTGTCCTGACAGCCATCGGtagagcagcactggggcaaATGTGAGTCCTGGAAGCCTTGGGGAATCTGGCTCCACAGTGCAGCTTCAGGAGCTGGCCACAGGCTCATGCTGGAATGGGATGCATCATGGGGGAGGCTGTACTACAAGATGCCTTCCAAAGGGtgaggggtggggagggatgCAGGTGTCTGGCGTAAGAGCTCTTCTAGCACTTGTTCTGGCACGTGCTTTACGGAgacagctgcaggcacagctgaggaCATGCACTGGCAGTGACATTGAATAAGTGACTCCACTTTGCCCTTGATccagggcagcagaggcagacACTTCCCTCAGCAGAATGAGCAGAGTTTCTTGttaattccttccttctcctaCCCAGAATCTTCCCGTGAGTCTCTCTGTAAAAGACAGGAAAGCTCCCTTTATTATCTATCACTGACTAAGttatgaatatattaaaaaaatattgaatgaATTGTTGAGTCAGTTGTGCCTCCAGTTATTAGTGAGTCACATttaagcagctgctgaggatgtcattaatggaaaacattattttgtttataatcATTTTAGTCCCCTGGTGTTGTCTTTTGATGACTATTATGCTGAATTAAGCTTCGTAGTGAGAAGGCTCTGTCATCCTATTTAAacctctgatattttttttgttctctgggTTTCTTGGTGCAGGTATGAAATGGCTTATCTAGATTTTAAGTGATTTGATATTTACAACTATCCAGAGTATACATGTAAGCACAGAACTAATTTTATTGAATGTGGAGATCCAAGTAAATATCAGGTTAGTGAAAAGAAACTGTCAAACCATTTAAAACTGTCAAAccatttaaaactgtttttttctctcttctgcacTCCTgcacaaaaattattaaaatgaagtCATGCAGCAAGTAAGATTATTTCTCctgagaggggaaagaaaataatttttgatgaCTAATGCCTTTTGATTAGGGGCTCTTTCACACAGGCAACTCTCACAAATCATTGCTGCACCCTtgtaaaaaaacctgttctctCTTCTGGTTCTATTTAATTCTGAAGAGGATAAACTAGATTCCACTTATAAGGATTTTGTTAACACATCTGAATTTTGATTGCCTCCCCAAGTctattttcaaggaaaaaggtaaggtgggttttttctttttccaagaaCAAGCGTCATCTCTCTGACAGTATCAGTGTGCAAGACTAGTTCTGGGTCAATGTCCTTTGTTTGCACCCAAggaggtggcactgagggaAAACACTTGGAGACAGTGGGAGTCTCATGATGCTTGGGCTCTCTTAGCACCCCTTACAATTTACAGTAGCCTCAGGGGTGTTGGAGTTGACACAAGCAAGGACATCTGTGGAGCTCTTGCAGTGCTCTGAAATTGCTGGAGTGTCACGATTTCCTTTTTTATGCAACTCTTTTCTATGCGCAACCCTGCTGGGAATGAATGTGGCAGCAGTGTCTCTGGGACATTGGCTGTCTCCTTGCAAAGAGTCATGGGGTTAAAACTTCAGTGTTTCTGGTACTTGGTCATTGAACAGTGGCAGATACTTAGCACTTCCAAGATGTATCACAGATGAAACGAATAATTGGTTGAGGGATAGAGAATTTTTCCAtgtattattgttattttttcctgcatgagGCAGGAAAACATATAACTTATctggcaaaaatatttaatgtgtataatgtgttttcagaagtgtttaTGCTTCTCTGAGGATTACAGTCTCTTAAGGATTTCAAGAAAATTGTTGCCGTACTTTGAAAAATGAGAGATGATTGTAACAGCTGTGGTTTTCTAAAGGCGCTTTTCCTGGCAGGAGGTTGGCAAATGGTTCCTTACTATTTCCCGGGTCCTAGGTAGTTATGGGATGGTATTCAATGACTATTTTACAATCTTTCCAGTTACTTCTTTCTACAATTGCATCCTGATATAAAAAAACCTTATAGGTGGTGATAAGGTCCTTATTATGATCATGTTGTAATTTTGTTCTGAATGTCTTtatcaataaaatattatatagcTCCCAGTGTGTTATTGGTTGCGGAATGTTTGGTTATACTCCCACTTTGGTTGCCAGGGTAGATCAGTGATCTAAAATTGTTGACCTCTTTCTCCCACTCCAGTTAGTAGTGTTGTTTTGAAACCCTAAAGATacagctgtttcatttttccatttccataaCAATGTGTCAAGCGTCCCCAGTTACAGCTCCGGGGATGAGTTCTTCTCAGGATTCATGACAGATCTGTATTGTTACGGATACTGATTGTAGctgaaaaagcaacagaaaacattGAATGGGGCTAGTGGGAAAACAACTGAATGGGGCCAGTGGGAATACAGCTGTGCCGTAATTAATTTCCTGATGGCCATACGTCACGATAAAGGAGGCAGCTGAATGCCAGAAGGGGAGAATGTCCAAAAGATGCTTTGCTTCCGGGTATTTTGCTCTTCCAATAAAGGGTGAGGGAATTGCATGGCAGCTGGACAATGGCATTGGATCAACATTCTGCCACTTAGCGCtggaggaaatgctgcaggTTCAAAGTGTTAATGAAATGgctgtttgtttctttactgTTTCTCCACATTAGGCCAAAGACCTCCTTAGCAACCCATATTTTAGATTTAGGCTGATGTCAGGCTTTGTCTGTTAAGAGATGTTTACATGACAGTGTCGTCAGAGAAGGGAAACACACAGTGAGACTCATGTTTACGTGTGGAAACTTTACCTACAAAAGTTCAGAGGAAGCCTCTGTCATTCTCTGGTACAGACAGTACCGTGGAAAGGGCaggctgttctttttttctgcactgatgTAACTGACAGGCAACAGAAGGCAATCCTTCAgttgtacagaaaaaaagtaccCAGTTAGAAACAAAGGTCACACcaatgcttttttctcttctttacaGTTGGCTGGGGATCCTGTTTTGATCCTGTGCTCACCTGGAACTAACACACTGAGGATAAGAATACTATGGTCGTAATATATGAAGACCTGAAAGGGGTAAAGCAGATGCTGTTTACTGACAGCCAAAACACATCTGAGCCCATTCCTTGAAATCTGCTGAAATTAAGAGGAAATGGCACAGGtttttgaaagaacaaaatcaagTCGATTTTAGTGACAAGTTGAGTCTGGCTATACAAAAGCAGAgctccagaaaacagaaatgtaacacagaaaacagtgaattAAATTAGTAGATGATGGCAATGGACATCCCATGTGGGTAACTCCCTTTTTTAGAGGAAGCATATTGCATGTCTCACTTTCACTGTACTGCTTTCAGAACCTGACTGCCAGTGTAAAGCAAATAGCTGAATTCTTTGGATTGTCCCCAACAGCTGAGCAGATCCAGGCCATTGCAGAAAGGGACACTTTCCAGCCAGTGAGTGTTAAAGCTCAGGAGACTCATGGTGCTGTTGGCTCATTCTTTTCCATAAAGGTaaatttgtttgtgttttgccAGAGTGGTGAATAGGAGCTCTTTGTCTTGGGCAGACAGGAATTTGGATCAATAGATGATTAATATTTATGTATCATTTTCAAGGCTGGGTGTTGTTTAAGAAACACCTATTGTGCTTCAGGAATCTGTCAACTGATTTCACCCCAAGGGGCAATACCAGTCAGTAAAGCCCTGTATAATATGATTAGCAGAACTGCTCTACAGGTAGCACACCCTCTGTTGTGGTATGCACTAAGCATCAGCTAAAACAAAGAAGAGTTTTATTATGGCTTCTGTGACTACTGGGGATTGCCTGTAGACTGAGTGCCTCCACAAATCTTGGGTTTTCTAAATAACCCTTGGGACTGCCTATGGACCACAGCCAGCTCATGGAATCCAGACACTCCACAGATTGATCTGTGCCTTTTAGCCATGGATGAGGCTAGAACCTCAGACAACCTCCAACTGTGGGCTCTCCAAAATTTAGATTAAAGGTAGAATGCAGCTTAGAGCAGTGTCTGGTTGCAGCACACAAAGCTTGTGCAGTTAAAAGCCACACTTTTGAGCTTTCTGGGTTGGTTTTACAGCTGCTGGTCACCTTTTCTAGTCTTCTGCAGCTGTACAAGGCACATGCCAGAGCCCTGAAGGCAGACCAGTAACTTCCTGTGGTTGCTTTATGTTCACATTCTATTGAAGACACCAAACATAAAGCAAATGTAAGTGTGTATTCTTCTGtcagatattttttcttaaaggagaaaagaagtaCTATTCTGAAATATGATAAGAGAGAAAAGTtagtcttttgttttaaattatactCTTTGGTCCTTAGAGTCAGGGGtaataatttcctcttctttatATTCAAGGTATTTTTGGAGACTGGAAGAATGTTTTCGCTGAAGCTCAGAACCAGAAATTGGCTGCCAAATTCATGGTGTGCTTACAAGTAACTAAGCTAGGGGTGAAGTTTAAATATGATGTGTATTGCAAGGCCTGAACATcctttacagaaaaaacccactaatGTTCAGGCTTTTT from Corvus cornix cornix isolate S_Up_H32 chromosome 3, ASM73873v5, whole genome shotgun sequence encodes:
- the SULT6B1 gene encoding LOW QUALITY PROTEIN: sulfotransferase 6B1 (The sequence of the model RefSeq protein was modified relative to this genomic sequence to represent the inferred CDS: inserted 1 base in 1 codon; substituted 3 bases at 3 genomic stop codons) — translated: MKWLIXILSDLIFTTIQSIHVSTELXFIECGDPSKYQRINXIPLIRILLTHLNFDCLPKSIFKEKGKVVVLFXNPKDTAVSFFHFHNNVSSVPSYSSGDEFFSGFMTDLQQKAILQLYRKKDKNTMVVIYEDLKGNLTASVKQIAEFFGLSPTAEQIQAIAERDTFQPVSVKAQETHGAVGPLLYIQGIFGDWKNVFAEAQNQKLAAKFMVCLQRAIGTTFVDVVRPRGGWASVHLHPSKTG